In Desulfobaccales bacterium, a genomic segment contains:
- a CDS encoding NAD(P)H-dependent glycerol-3-phosphate dehydrogenase gives MDSSETKAIAVIGAGSWGTTLAQLLAEKGQDVRLWVREPEVYAGLRRERINHTFLPGVRLSSRLNFTQEYSVALNGAGLILMVVPSHGFRQVLRDLKPHWPQGAILASATKGMEIDSRLTMEGVVREEMGAEAPYAVLAGPSFAREVAQKQPTAVTIASRQRDIAHSLQRIFSAPYFRVYTSHDVTGVELGGALKNIFAIGTGILTGMGLGDNPRAALITRGLAEMVRLGSRLGANPMTLTGLAGLGDLILTCTGSQSRNFQVGVKLGQGVTLDEILAGMAMVAEGVKTSQAVYALAKRLGVEMPIVTASYRILYEGLAPKEAIKKLMARELKDEMEAMTETW, from the coding sequence TTGGACTCATCTGAGACCAAAGCCATCGCGGTAATCGGCGCGGGCAGTTGGGGCACCACCCTGGCGCAGCTCCTGGCGGAAAAAGGCCAGGACGTCCGCCTGTGGGTCAGAGAGCCCGAGGTCTATGCGGGCTTGAGGCGCGAGCGCATCAACCACACCTTTCTGCCCGGGGTGCGGCTGTCTTCCCGGCTGAACTTCACCCAGGAATATTCGGTTGCACTTAATGGCGCCGGGCTGATTCTCATGGTGGTGCCCTCTCACGGGTTCCGCCAGGTCCTGCGCGATCTCAAGCCGCACTGGCCGCAGGGCGCGATTCTGGCCAGCGCCACCAAGGGCATGGAGATCGACTCGCGCCTTACCATGGAGGGGGTGGTGCGGGAGGAAATGGGCGCGGAGGCGCCTTATGCAGTCCTGGCCGGACCCAGCTTCGCCCGGGAAGTGGCCCAGAAGCAGCCCACCGCGGTGACCATCGCCTCCCGGCAACGAGATATCGCCCACTCCCTCCAGCGGATCTTTTCCGCCCCTTATTTCCGGGTTTACACCTCCCACGATGTCACCGGCGTGGAGTTGGGGGGCGCGCTGAAGAACATCTTTGCCATCGGCACCGGGATTCTTACGGGCATGGGTCTGGGGGATAATCCCCGGGCCGCGCTCATCACCCGAGGGTTGGCCGAAATGGTCCGGTTAGGCTCGCGGCTGGGCGCCAACCCCATGACCCTCACCGGCCTAGCCGGGCTGGGGGACCTGATTCTCACCTGCACCGGCAGCCAGAGCCGCAACTTTCAGGTGGGGGTAAAGTTGGGGCAGGGCGTTACCCTGGATGAGATCCTGGCCGGCATGGCCATGGTGGCCGAAGGCGTAAAGACCTCCCAGGCCGTTTATGCCCTGGCGAAGCGCCTTGGAGTGGAAATGCCGATAGTAACCGCGTCTTACCGAATTCTCTATGAAGGCCTGGCCCCCAAGGAAGCTATCAAAAAGTTGATGGCTCGGGAACTGAAAGATGAAATGGAGGCCATGACCGAAACCTGGTAG
- a CDS encoding ABC transporter substrate-binding protein, whose protein sequence is MAAPAKAEIKIGLYLPMTGPAAAMGQMVWEGVQVAHQLQPQVLGQPVRLVLLDTRSDRIEAANAVSRLIEQDRVVAIIGEVISSDTLAGVPIAERAGIPNISPTATSPLVTQNRRFAFRACFEDSLQGRIAARYAWENLQARKVAMVIDQAQDYCVGLTKFFAEEFKRRGGQIVGSSYIQTGDQDFSAQISALKANQPDLIYAPNYYAEDAMLAKQLKDLGVKTPILTGDGAQVPELLSIGGPAVDGMYFTAHFHRQGTNTETGRKFMQAYESTYHKPLDAFAALGGDSYFLLTAAMNKAGSTDGVKVAEALAATKDFAGVTGTITMGANHNPIKGVTIIKVEQGKFVYQTTINP, encoded by the coding sequence TTGGCTGCCCCAGCAAAGGCTGAAATCAAGATCGGCCTATATCTTCCTATGACCGGGCCGGCTGCGGCCATGGGCCAGATGGTCTGGGAAGGGGTGCAGGTGGCGCATCAGCTTCAGCCCCAGGTGTTGGGGCAGCCCGTCAGGCTGGTGCTGCTGGATACCCGGAGCGACCGGATCGAAGCGGCCAATGCGGTAAGCCGTCTCATCGAGCAAGACAGAGTGGTGGCCATTATCGGCGAGGTGATCAGCAGCGATACCCTGGCCGGGGTCCCCATCGCCGAGCGGGCCGGGATCCCCAATATCTCGCCCACCGCCACCAGCCCTCTGGTGACGCAGAATCGGAGATTTGCGTTTCGGGCCTGTTTTGAGGACAGCCTCCAAGGGCGGATCGCGGCCCGGTATGCCTGGGAAAATTTGCAGGCCCGAAAGGTGGCCATGGTCATCGACCAGGCCCAGGACTACTGCGTCGGTCTGACCAAGTTTTTCGCGGAGGAATTCAAGCGCCGGGGCGGCCAGATTGTGGGGAGCAGTTATATTCAGACCGGCGATCAGGATTTTAGCGCCCAGATTTCCGCGCTGAAGGCCAACCAGCCTGACCTGATTTATGCGCCCAATTATTATGCCGAAGATGCGATGCTGGCCAAGCAACTTAAGGACCTGGGCGTGAAAACCCCCATCCTCACGGGGGACGGGGCTCAGGTGCCGGAACTCCTCAGCATCGGCGGCCCGGCGGTGGATGGCATGTATTTCACGGCCCACTTCCATCGGCAAGGCACCAATACGGAGACCGGCCGGAAGTTTATGCAGGCCTACGAGTCCACATACCATAAGCCGCTGGATGCCTTTGCGGCCCTGGGCGGGGACAGTTATTTTCTTCTGACGGCTGCGATGAATAAGGCGGGCTCGACAGACGGGGTCAAGGTGGCTGAGGCCCTGGCCGCGACCAAAGACTTTGCCGGGGTCACCGGAACCATCACCATGGGCGCAAACCACAATCCGATCAAGGGCGTGACGATCATTAAGGTGGAGCAGGGGAAGTTTGTTTATCAGACAACGATAAATCCGTAG
- a CDS encoding nucleotidyltransferase family protein encodes MSQPKIHVPLKGIEDFCRRWKIKEFSLFGSVLRDDFRPDSDLDVLVVFEPDGGITFDNRVEMLDELTAIFGREVDLVDEDLIRNPFRRHEILTTKEVVYAS; translated from the coding sequence ATGTCTCAACCGAAAATTCATGTTCCTTTGAAAGGGATTGAAGACTTCTGCCGCCGGTGGAAGATCAAAGAGTTTTCTTTGTTTGGGTCTGTGTTGCGTGATGATTTCAGGCCAGATAGTGATTTGGATGTGCTGGTGGTCTTCGAACCGGATGGGGGGATCACCTTCGATAATCGTGTTGAGATGCTGGATGAGCTTACCGCAATTTTTGGGCGTGAGGTCGATCTGGTGGATGAGGATTTAATCCGCAATCCCTTTCGGCGTCATGAAATTCTAACGACCAAAGAGGTCGTTTATGCCTCTTAG
- a CDS encoding NDP-sugar synthase, with the protein MKAAVLAAGLGTRLLPLTAIYPKPLMPILNRPLLGVVLAQLEAAGCFQVAVNTHHLADQVHDYLRSEPWSFLLSVSFEPDILGTGGAIKQLGEILRDEPFLAINGDILTDLDMAGMYRRHQPGAVSTLVLHDCPAYNNVWVADGAVVSIGAPPPSGAGSPLAYTGIQVVDPKLMDYLPPAGQKYDLVQAWREAMAKGERLAYFEVSGLFWQDIGAPENYLAAHARLLHGESPKLAHYFPGLTDPLIGPGARIGAGVKFSGAVCLGANVEVGEGASLKNTVVWDQAVIAPGVELEGCIVASRVQVKKTARGQVLV; encoded by the coding sequence ATGAAAGCCGCCGTGTTGGCGGCGGGGTTGGGGACGCGGCTTTTGCCGCTTACCGCTATCTATCCCAAGCCGTTGATGCCGATATTGAACCGGCCCCTGTTGGGGGTGGTGCTGGCCCAGTTGGAGGCCGCGGGCTGCTTTCAGGTGGCGGTGAACACCCATCATCTGGCCGATCAGGTGCATGATTATTTGCGCTCTGAGCCCTGGAGTTTTCTCCTTAGCGTGAGCTTTGAGCCGGACATTTTGGGTACCGGCGGCGCCATCAAGCAACTGGGGGAGATTTTGCGGGATGAGCCGTTTCTGGCCATCAACGGCGATATCCTGACGGACCTGGATATGGCCGGGATGTATCGCCGCCATCAGCCCGGAGCAGTCAGCACCCTGGTGCTCCATGACTGCCCCGCCTATAACAACGTCTGGGTGGCGGATGGCGCGGTGGTAAGCATCGGCGCGCCCCCGCCTTCAGGCGCGGGCTCGCCCCTGGCCTACACCGGTATCCAGGTGGTGGACCCGAAGTTGATGGATTATCTTCCTCCCGCCGGACAGAAATATGATCTGGTGCAAGCCTGGCGAGAGGCTATGGCCAAAGGTGAGCGCTTGGCTTACTTTGAAGTTAGCGGCCTATTCTGGCAGGATATCGGCGCCCCGGAGAATTATCTGGCGGCCCACGCGCGGCTGCTCCACGGGGAATCCCCAAAACTGGCCCACTATTTTCCGGGCTTAACCGACCCCCTGATCGGCCCCGGGGCCAGAATCGGGGCCGGGGTGAAGTTCAGCGGCGCAGTCTGCTTAGGCGCGAACGTGGAAGTAGGGGAGGGCGCCTCCTTAAAAAATACCGTGGTCTGGGACCAAGCCGTCATTGCTCCAGGCGTGGAGTTGGAGGGGTGCATCGTCGCCTCCCGGGTCCAGGTAAAAAAAACCGCCCGGGGTCAGGTGCTGGTCTAA
- a CDS encoding ATP-dependent 6-phosphofructokinase, whose translation MDFEDFKTEIPSLGKAKVQSPIREFSMMDRRGREIKKAFVPDTDRVLVHDSLDYWQSLNCEKPLTLEVAGPRSDIYFDPSKVHCAVVTCGGLCPGTNDVIRALVLELYHLYGVRHIYGVRYGFQGFIPKYGHDLVNLDPETVANIHTFGGTVLSTSRGPQDTGEIVDALDRINIRILFLIGGDGTLRAGLEICKEIARRELRIGVIVIPKTIDNDIPLVSRSFGFDTAVEVATGAIHAAHTEAVGSPNGIGLVKLMGRFSGFIAANATLALREVNYVLIPEADFDLEGECGLLPELEYRLKQRHHALIVVAEGAGERYFTEENRERDPSGNLKPGNIGHFLQDVIKNYFKQRDMEINLKYIDPSYLIRSMPANYNDRIYCGFLGQNAVHAGMAGKTAMLVSRWHGHYVHIPIEATVGRRKEVELDSPLWRSVIESTGQPPLKNANGNDACLI comes from the coding sequence ATGGATTTTGAAGATTTCAAGACCGAGATTCCCTCTTTGGGGAAGGCCAAGGTGCAGTCCCCGATTCGGGAATTTTCCATGATGGACCGGCGTGGCCGGGAGATCAAGAAGGCCTTTGTCCCCGATACGGACAGGGTTCTGGTCCATGACTCCCTGGACTATTGGCAAAGTTTGAATTGCGAAAAACCCCTGACCCTGGAAGTGGCCGGTCCCCGCTCCGACATCTACTTCGATCCTTCCAAGGTCCATTGCGCCGTCGTCACCTGCGGCGGCTTGTGTCCCGGCACTAACGACGTTATCCGGGCCCTGGTTTTGGAACTCTATCATCTTTACGGGGTGCGGCATATTTACGGCGTGCGCTACGGCTTTCAGGGGTTTATTCCCAAGTATGGCCATGATCTGGTTAATCTCGATCCCGAGACGGTGGCCAACATCCATACCTTCGGGGGCACGGTCCTGTCCACTTCCCGGGGACCCCAAGACACGGGTGAGATCGTGGACGCCCTGGACCGCATCAACATCCGCATCCTGTTTCTCATCGGAGGCGACGGGACCCTGAGGGCGGGCTTGGAAATCTGCAAAGAGATCGCCCGCCGGGAACTGCGCATCGGTGTCATTGTCATCCCCAAAACCATTGACAATGACATCCCCCTGGTGAGCCGCTCTTTCGGGTTTGATACCGCGGTGGAGGTGGCCACTGGAGCTATCCATGCGGCCCACACCGAAGCCGTCGGCTCCCCCAACGGCATCGGCCTGGTAAAACTCATGGGCCGCTTTTCCGGTTTCATCGCGGCCAATGCTACCCTGGCTTTGCGAGAGGTCAATTATGTCCTGATCCCCGAGGCGGATTTTGATCTGGAGGGCGAGTGCGGCTTACTTCCCGAGCTGGAATACCGCCTGAAACAGCGGCATCATGCCCTCATCGTGGTGGCCGAGGGGGCCGGGGAAAGGTATTTTACCGAGGAAAACCGGGAACGGGACCCTTCCGGCAACCTTAAGCCCGGCAACATCGGGCACTTTCTCCAGGACGTGATCAAGAATTACTTTAAGCAACGGGATATGGAAATTAACCTGAAGTATATCGACCCCAGTTACTTGATTCGCAGCATGCCGGCCAACTACAATGACCGCATCTACTGCGGCTTTCTGGGGCAAAACGCGGTCCATGCCGGGATGGCAGGGAAGACCGCCATGCTGGTGAGCCGTTGGCACGGCCACTATGTGCATATTCCCATAGAGGCGACGGTGGGCCGGCGGAAAGAGGTGGAGTTGGATTCCCCTCTGTGGCGCAGCGTCATCGAATCCACCGGCCAACCGCCGTTGAAAAACGCCAATGGTAATGATGCCTGTCTGATATAA
- a CDS encoding DUF86 domain-containing protein: protein MPLSRRDPANLWDILEAAEKIQRFLKNKTFEDFLSDDMLRAAVERNIEIVGEAARRISEELKQENPEIPWRKIIAQRNVLIHEYDDIDYKEIWQVVSFHLPRLVDQIKPLIPPLPPEIES, encoded by the coding sequence ATGCCTCTTAGCCGCAGAGACCCGGCAAATCTCTGGGACATTCTGGAAGCTGCCGAAAAAATCCAACGTTTCTTAAAGAACAAAACCTTTGAGGATTTTCTTAGTGATGACATGCTGCGAGCCGCGGTGGAACGAAACATAGAAATTGTCGGCGAAGCGGCACGCCGCATCTCGGAAGAACTCAAACAGGAGAATCCTGAAATCCCCTGGCGCAAGATCATCGCACAACGCAACGTCTTGATACATGAATATGATGACATTGATTACAAAGAAATCTGGCAGGTGGTCTCTTTCCACCTGCCCCGATTGGTTGACCAGATAAAGCCGTTGATACCGCCACTTCCACCTGAGATAGAAAGTTGA
- a CDS encoding type II toxin-antitoxin system HicB family antitoxin → MKIKVIVHEAEEGGYWAEVPAIPGCATQGETFEELLTNLYEAVEGCLSVDVQNTETTAGRVIEIAI, encoded by the coding sequence ATGAAGATCAAAGTAATCGTTCATGAGGCGGAAGAAGGCGGATATTGGGCCGAGGTGCCTGCTATTCCCGGTTGCGCCACCCAAGGGGAGACATTTGAGGAATTATTAACAAACCTCTATGAAGCTGTGGAGGGCTGCTTATCTGTTGATGTACAGAATACTGAAACAACTGCTGGCCGAGTGATTGAAATCGCCATATGA
- a CDS encoding acetate--CoA ligase family protein, with product MQQFFEPRSVVLIGTSRQIGPGAYNNLEMLLSYGYARHIYLVHPKVPEILGYETYPKVANLPEIPDLAVISLGRERMVAAVLECVKHGIKRLVVISQGFADADDRGKELEAEIVRIAREYGARVVGPNTMGILNPFAGFTTAFIDVPRDLNPPPLTMVAQSGAFQVSAACFIDRMGKAIDIGNAADVDAVDVLEYLEHDPQTRIIVMHLEGIKRGRQFLTTASRVARRKPIIVIKTGRSVAGAKAAMSHTGSLVGEDAIVDLALAAAGIVRVRTTVEMLAVCRAFLHFQPPAGPRLGVVTATGAFGIIAADCCEDYGLELAPFPERLRKLEEERIAWHKLHNPVDLWPLGMVTGSFTGVFQRSLKGLLQDEHVDCAMGLAPALASPRHADLNIPAAVREVQKHNPQHKPLAILFYGDAPAMQSQAEELANEPDVACFDSMEEAVMGLAGAWRYRQLTQSPPKDFSLPQPAASRPVAVPSQGVLVGEAALKILRAYDFPLVPGVVAANVAAAEAVAAEMGYPIVLKIISPQWLHKSDLGGVVLNIATAAELRQAYQDLVARFQARTPTGELSGILVQKQVKGIEVLIGLKRDPQFGPVLVAGAGGIYTEILKDVARALVPVTPEQATDLLQTLKIYPILKGSRGQAGVNISALVETMVKLSRLAVDYPEIQELDLNPVLADPQGCWCVDCRIVL from the coding sequence ATGCAGCAGTTCTTCGAGCCCCGCTCCGTGGTGCTCATCGGCACCTCGCGCCAGATCGGTCCCGGCGCCTACAACAACCTGGAGATGCTGCTCAGTTACGGTTATGCCCGGCACATCTATCTGGTGCACCCCAAGGTCCCGGAAATCCTGGGATATGAGACGTACCCCAAGGTGGCCAATCTACCTGAAATTCCGGACCTGGCGGTTATTTCCCTGGGCCGGGAACGCATGGTGGCCGCAGTGCTGGAATGCGTTAAACACGGCATTAAGCGGCTGGTGGTCATCAGCCAGGGGTTTGCCGACGCCGACGACCGCGGCAAGGAATTGGAGGCAGAAATCGTCCGGATTGCCCGGGAGTATGGCGCCCGGGTCGTGGGACCCAACACCATGGGCATCCTCAACCCATTCGCGGGCTTTACCACGGCTTTCATTGATGTGCCCCGGGACTTAAACCCACCGCCCCTCACCATGGTGGCCCAATCCGGCGCCTTCCAGGTGAGTGCCGCATGTTTCATCGACCGCATGGGCAAGGCCATCGACATCGGCAACGCCGCCGACGTGGACGCGGTGGATGTCCTGGAATATCTGGAGCACGATCCCCAGACCCGGATAATCGTCATGCATCTGGAGGGTATCAAGCGGGGCCGGCAGTTTCTCACCACCGCCAGCCGGGTCGCACGCCGCAAGCCTATTATTGTCATCAAAACCGGGCGCAGCGTGGCGGGGGCGAAGGCCGCCATGTCCCACACCGGCTCCCTGGTGGGGGAAGATGCCATCGTCGACCTGGCCCTGGCCGCAGCCGGCATCGTCAGGGTGCGCACTACGGTTGAAATGCTGGCCGTATGCCGGGCCTTTCTCCATTTCCAGCCACCCGCGGGACCTCGCCTGGGGGTGGTGACCGCCACCGGCGCCTTCGGGATCATCGCCGCGGATTGCTGCGAAGACTACGGCCTGGAACTGGCTCCGTTCCCGGAACGCCTCCGCAAACTCGAAGAAGAGCGCATCGCCTGGCATAAGCTCCATAACCCCGTCGACCTCTGGCCCCTGGGCATGGTCACCGGCTCCTTTACCGGCGTGTTCCAGCGCTCCCTCAAGGGGCTGCTCCAGGACGAACACGTGGATTGCGCCATGGGGTTGGCGCCGGCCTTAGCCTCGCCCCGCCACGCCGACCTCAATATCCCCGCGGCCGTACGGGAGGTTCAAAAACACAACCCCCAGCACAAGCCCCTGGCTATTCTGTTCTACGGCGATGCGCCGGCCATGCAGTCCCAGGCCGAGGAACTGGCCAATGAGCCCGATGTGGCCTGCTTCGACTCCATGGAAGAGGCCGTCATGGGGCTGGCGGGCGCCTGGCGCTACCGGCAATTAACCCAGAGCCCACCTAAGGATTTCAGCCTGCCCCAGCCTGCCGCGTCCCGCCCGGTCGCCGTGCCGTCTCAAGGGGTGCTGGTGGGGGAGGCGGCCTTAAAAATTTTGCGGGCCTATGATTTCCCCCTGGTCCCCGGGGTCGTGGCCGCCAACGTTGCCGCAGCCGAGGCCGTTGCGGCAGAGATGGGCTACCCGATAGTGCTGAAGATTATTTCCCCGCAATGGCTGCACAAATCCGATTTAGGCGGAGTCGTGCTCAATATCGCCACGGCAGCAGAACTGCGGCAGGCCTATCAGGACCTGGTTGCCCGGTTTCAAGCGCGGACCCCAACCGGCGAGCTTTCGGGCATCCTGGTACAAAAGCAGGTTAAGGGGATAGAGGTGCTCATTGGACTTAAGCGCGACCCCCAATTCGGGCCGGTGCTGGTGGCCGGAGCCGGAGGCATTTACACGGAAATTCTCAAGGACGTGGCTAGAGCCCTGGTGCCGGTGACCCCTGAACAGGCCACCGACCTGCTTCAGACCCTGAAAATTTACCCCATCCTCAAAGGCAGCCGGGGCCAGGCCGGGGTCAATATCTCCGCCCTGGTTGAGACCATGGTCAAGCTCTCCCGGTTGGCCGTGGACTACCCGGAAATCCAGGAACTTGACCTCAACCCCGTACTTGCCGACCCCCAGGGCTGCTGGTGCGTGGATTGCCGGATAGTGCTATGA
- the gyrA gene encoding DNA gyrase subunit A: MIEARAVPINIEDEIRKSYLEYALSVIIGRALPDVRDGLKPVHRRILFAMSEGGNDWNRPYRKSARIVGDVIGKYHPHGDTAVYDAIVRMAQDFSLRYPLVDGQGNFGSIDGDAPAAMRYTEVRLTRLAHELLQDLDKDTVDFVGNYDGSLKEPLVMPTRLPNLLINGSSGIAVGMATNIPPHNLDEVCDALLATLNNPEITLEELMALIPGPDFPTAGFIYGAEGIAEAYRTGRGLIRLRARVNVERKGGRESLIIRELPYQVNKARLIERIAELVKDKKMEGISDIRDESDREGLRVAIMLKKDELAQPILNQLYIHTQMQVTFGINLVAIVHNRPELLGLKDLLHHFLEHRREVIIRRTRFELKQAEARAHILEGFIIALDWLDQVIDMIRAAANPPEAKQQLMAGMFILTATLGETLEDTRSRYALSEIQAQAILDMRLQRLTGMERQKIIQEAEAVRAAIRRFHQILEDEAEVKALIAGELTELKERYGDVRRTEIVPQAEDITAEDLIADEDMVVTISNRSYIKRTPLTIYRSQRRGGKGRMGMITRENDFVSQLYIASTHSCFLVFTNKGRVFWLKVHEIPIGSPTAQGKAIVNLVQLGENEKLATILPVREFTPGPSLVMATRRGIIKKTDLMNFQRPRSGGIIALSLDPEDELIGAALSEPDQSILLGTRLGKIIRFPSIEVRDMGRTARGVKGMDVAPEDEVVGMEVIRPEGTILTVTERGFGKRTDPKKYPEHHRGGLGVKGLEITKRNGPIMSILQVTEDDEVMLVTDGGKILRLLARGISLIGRVTQGVKLMDLEREERVVSVAKVAEKSDDSEPEPEADLGLI; this comes from the coding sequence ATGATTGAAGCACGCGCAGTACCCATAAACATTGAGGATGAGATACGTAAATCGTATCTGGAGTATGCCCTGAGCGTCATTATCGGGCGGGCCTTGCCGGACGTGCGAGATGGGTTGAAACCGGTGCATCGCCGGATACTGTTTGCCATGAGCGAGGGCGGCAACGACTGGAACCGGCCTTACCGCAAGAGCGCCCGCATCGTCGGTGACGTCATCGGTAAATATCATCCCCACGGCGACACCGCGGTTTATGACGCCATCGTGCGCATGGCCCAGGACTTTTCCCTGCGTTACCCGCTTGTGGACGGCCAGGGCAACTTCGGGTCCATCGATGGCGACGCCCCCGCGGCCATGCGTTACACCGAGGTTCGCCTCACCCGGTTGGCCCACGAGTTGCTCCAGGACCTGGATAAAGACACCGTGGACTTCGTGGGCAACTATGACGGCTCGTTAAAAGAGCCCCTGGTGATGCCCACCCGCCTGCCAAATTTGTTGATCAACGGCTCCTCGGGCATCGCGGTGGGCATGGCCACCAACATCCCGCCTCACAACCTGGACGAAGTCTGTGACGCGCTTTTGGCCACGCTCAATAACCCGGAGATCACTTTAGAAGAACTGATGGCCCTGATCCCGGGGCCGGATTTCCCCACCGCGGGCTTTATTTATGGTGCCGAGGGCATCGCTGAGGCTTACCGCACCGGCCGGGGCCTCATCCGCCTGAGGGCCAGGGTGAACGTGGAGCGCAAAGGCGGCCGGGAGAGCCTAATCATCCGGGAGTTGCCCTACCAGGTGAACAAGGCGCGGCTGATTGAGCGCATCGCCGAATTGGTGAAAGACAAAAAGATGGAAGGCATCTCCGACATCCGGGATGAATCGGACCGGGAAGGCCTCCGGGTGGCGATCATGCTCAAGAAGGACGAGCTGGCCCAACCCATCTTAAACCAATTATATATTCATACCCAGATGCAGGTCACCTTCGGCATCAACCTGGTGGCCATCGTCCACAACAGGCCGGAACTCCTCGGCCTCAAGGATCTGCTGCACCATTTCCTGGAGCACCGCCGGGAAGTGATCATCCGGCGCACCCGCTTTGAATTGAAGCAGGCAGAGGCCCGGGCCCACATTTTAGAGGGCTTCATCATCGCCCTGGACTGGCTGGACCAGGTGATCGACATGATCCGGGCCGCGGCCAACCCGCCTGAGGCTAAACAGCAATTGATGGCCGGCATGTTTATCCTAACGGCAACGCTTGGCGAAACTCTGGAAGACACCCGGAGCCGCTATGCGCTCTCCGAGATTCAGGCCCAGGCCATCTTGGACATGCGCTTACAGCGCCTCACCGGGATGGAGCGCCAGAAGATTATCCAGGAGGCCGAAGCGGTCCGGGCCGCTATCCGGCGCTTTCATCAGATTTTGGAGGATGAGGCCGAAGTCAAGGCCCTCATCGCCGGGGAATTGACCGAACTCAAGGAACGCTACGGCGACGTCCGGCGCACCGAAATCGTGCCCCAGGCTGAGGATATTACCGCCGAAGACCTCATCGCCGATGAGGACATGGTGGTGACCATCAGCAACCGGAGTTACATCAAGCGAACCCCTCTGACCATTTACCGCAGCCAGCGCCGGGGCGGCAAGGGCCGCATGGGTATGATCACCCGGGAGAACGATTTTGTCTCCCAGCTCTATATCGCCTCCACCCATAGTTGTTTTCTGGTGTTCACCAATAAGGGCCGGGTGTTCTGGCTCAAGGTCCACGAAATTCCCATCGGGTCGCCGACGGCGCAAGGCAAGGCCATCGTCAACCTGGTGCAATTGGGAGAAAATGAAAAGTTGGCCACCATCCTGCCGGTGCGGGAATTCACCCCGGGCCCCTCGCTGGTGATGGCCACCCGGCGGGGTATCATCAAGAAAACCGACCTAATGAACTTTCAGCGGCCCCGCAGCGGCGGCATTATCGCCTTAAGCCTGGACCCCGAAGACGAACTTATTGGCGCAGCCCTGAGCGAGCCGGACCAGAGCATCCTTTTGGGCACCCGCTTGGGCAAGATCATCCGCTTCCCGTCGATTGAAGTCCGGGATATGGGCCGTACGGCCCGGGGCGTCAAGGGGATGGACGTGGCCCCGGAAGACGAGGTCGTGGGCATGGAGGTGATCCGTCCCGAGGGCACCATCCTGACGGTGACGGAGCGGGGCTTCGGCAAGCGCACTGATCCGAAGAAATATCCCGAACACCACCGGGGCGGCTTGGGAGTCAAGGGACTTGAGATCACCAAGCGCAACGGCCCCATTATGAGCATCCTCCAGGTGACCGAAGATGATGAAGTCATGCTGGTTACCGATGGCGGGAAAATCTTGCGCCTGCTCGCCCGGGGCATTTCTTTGATCGGCCGGGTCACCCAGGGAGTTAAACTCATGGACCTGGAGCGTGAAGAACGGGTGGTGAGCGTGGCCAAGGTGGCGGAAAAGAGTGATGACAGCGAGCCCGAGCCCGAGGCTGATCTTGGACTCATCTGA
- a CDS encoding adenosine-specific kinase produces MEMKLEKIIIPEGANLILGQSHFIKTVEDLYEILVGASPGIKFGLAFSEASGDCLIRVEGNDPELKAAATENARLIAAGHTFNILMKEAFPINVLNAVKLCPEVCRIFCATANPVEVILIQTELGRGILGVVDGFSPKGVEDDAGRAWRHDILRKFGYKSDLRSKV; encoded by the coding sequence ATGGAAATGAAACTGGAAAAAATTATCATTCCCGAGGGAGCCAATCTCATTTTGGGCCAGAGCCATTTTATCAAGACTGTGGAAGACCTTTACGAAATTCTGGTGGGCGCCTCTCCCGGCATCAAGTTCGGCCTGGCCTTTTCCGAGGCCTCCGGCGATTGCCTCATCCGGGTGGAGGGCAATGATCCGGAACTTAAAGCCGCGGCCACGGAGAACGCCCGCCTCATTGCCGCGGGCCACACGTTCAATATCCTCATGAAGGAAGCCTTTCCCATCAATGTGCTCAACGCGGTCAAACTCTGCCCCGAGGTCTGCCGCATCTTCTGCGCCACCGCCAATCCGGTGGAAGTCATCCTGATTCAGACCGAACTGGGACGGGGCATCCTGGGCGTGGTGGACGGCTTCTCCCCCAAAGGCGTGGAAGACGACGCCGGCCGGGCCTGGCGTCACGATATCCTGAGGAAATTCGGGTATAAGAGTGATCTTCGGTCAAAAGTTTAA